Genomic segment of Candidatus Binatia bacterium:
ACGAGGCGAAGGCGCTCTACGAATGGGAATACGCCAAGCAGCTCCTCTATACGCAGATCTTGAAGGACAAGATCGGCGAGGTTCTGGAGGGATCGAAAAGTTTGCAGCAGGCGGTCGAGCGGATCTCTCAGGAAGACGACGTTTTTTTCTCCGACAAATTTCTCCTGCCGCGTCCTTTGCTCCGCGCGCTCTTGTCGCCGCAGCCGATCGTCCTCTTGATCGACGAGATCGACAAGTCGGATACGGAGTTCGAGGCCTTTCTGCTGGAAGTGCTCAGCGATTTTCAGGTGAGCGTGCCGGAGCTGGGCACGCTCAAGGCGAAGCACGTCCCGCTGGTTGTGCTCACGAGCAATAACAGCCGGGAATTGTCCGACGCGCTGAAGCGGCGCTGTCTTCATCTCTATCTCGACTTTCCCGAGCCCAAGCGCGAGATGGAAATCATCCGTCTCAAAGTCCCGGGCGCGGACGAAAAGCTGGCGGACGAAGTGGTCCAGGTCCTCCATCGACTGCGCAAGCTCGACCTCAAGAAGCGGCCGAGCATCAGCGAGGCGCTCGATTGGGTAAAGGCGCTGACCTTGCTCAACGTCAAAAGTCTCGACGATAAGTTGGTGAACGAAACGCTCTCAACCCTGATGAAATACGAAGCCGACATCCGCAAGGCCGAGCAAGAGCTGAAGGAATACATCGCCGTGCGCAAGGCAAGGACGCCCGCGGCAGGGGAGAGCGACAAAGACTTTCTGCACTAATCCCGCCCGAGCTTTTGTCATGTTGGACCGAATCGTTGAGTTTTCCGAGCTGCTCAGGCGAAACGGCATCCGCGTGTCGCTGCCCGAGAACATGGACGCGGCGCGCGCGCTGGAGCTGATCGGAGTCGCCGATCAGAAGCAGTTCAAGAGCGCGCTTCGCGCCGCGCTCATCAAACGCTCCATCGACGCCAAAACCTTCGACGAGCTTTTCGATCTTTATTTCCTCGGCCAGGGAGGGACCGCCCGCGATCTCGAGCAAAAGCTCATGCGGCAGCTGGGCATGAGCCCGGAAGAGTTCCAGCGGATGCTCGAGCGGATGCAGAAGTTTTTGGACGGCCTCGACGGCGAGCTATCGCGCCTCACGCGCGCGCTGCTGTCGGGCGACATGGGCGAGGTCGAGCGGCTGCTGCGCGAGGCCGCCGAGGCCGAGGCGAAGGAGAGCCGAAGCTCGCTCCGGGCGTTGCTTTTGGCGCAGGGAATCGCCGGCCGGATCGGACTCGACGGCGTCAGGGAAGAGATCGAAAACTTGAGGCACCTGTTGGCGCGGATCGGCGCGGACCCGCAGACGATCGAAAAAATGTCCGAGTACGCGGAGCGAAGATTTCGCGATCTCCTCGAACTGGTGCGCGATCTGGCGCAAAGAGAGACGCGGAAAAAAGACCCGGCCCGCGCGGAGCGTGAGCGGCTGGATCATCTCTCGCAAAAAAGCTTCGCTTATTATTCCGAGGACGACATCCGCAAGATGAACGAGGTCGTCATCCAGCTCGCGCGGCGCTTCAAAAATCTGCTCTCGCTAAGGCGCCGGCACGCCCGGCGCGGCCGGTTGGACGTGAGCGCCACGTTTCGCAAGAACCTCCAGTACGGCGGCGTGCCGTTTCGCATTCAGCTCGACCGGAGAAAAAAAGAAAAGCCGCAGGTGGTCGTGCTCTGCGACATCTCCGACTCGGTTTTGAACGCCTCGCGCTTCATGCTGCAATTCGTCTATTCGATTCAGGACCTCTACAGCAAAGTGCGGAGCTTCGTGTTCGTGAGCGACATCGGCGAGGTGACGCGCCTGTTCGAGGAGAACGAGATTCAGCACGCGGTCGAGATGGCGCTCCGGGGCGACGTGATCGACGTGTACAGCCATTCCAACTTCGGGCGCGCCTTCGAACTGTTTTATCGCGAGCATTTTGCCGCGGTCACGTCGAAGACGACGTTTCTGATCATCGGCGACGGCAGAAACAACTACAACCGCGCCAACGACTGGGTGCTCAAGGAAATCCGCCGCAAGGCCAAGCAGCTCATCTGGCTCAATCCGGAGAGCCGCATGACCTGGGGCTACGGCGACAGCGAGATGGACCGCTACGGCGCTTACTGCCATGTGGTGGAAGAGTGCCGGAGCATCGCGCAACTCTACAAGATCATCGATCGGATCGTGGCATGAAAAGGCTTTATATTCAGACCTACGGCTGCCAGATGAATCAGTACGATTCGGAGCGCATCGCTCGGCTCATGAGCCTTGAGGGCTACGCGCCGACGGAGCGTGCCGATGAGGCGGATCTCATTCTACTCAATACGTGCAGCGTGCGCGACAAAGCGGAGCAAAAAGTCTACAGCATGCTCGGCCGGTGGCGCGAGCTCAAAGAAAAAAAACCCGGGGTGATTATCGGCGTCGGCGGCTGCGTGGCTCAGCAGGAAGGGGAGGCTCTGCTGCGCCGCGTCTCGCATCTCGATCTCGT
This window contains:
- a CDS encoding VWA domain-containing protein, with protein sequence MLDRIVEFSELLRRNGIRVSLPENMDAARALELIGVADQKQFKSALRAALIKRSIDAKTFDELFDLYFLGQGGTARDLEQKLMRQLGMSPEEFQRMLERMQKFLDGLDGELSRLTRALLSGDMGEVERLLREAAEAEAKESRSSLRALLLAQGIAGRIGLDGVREEIENLRHLLARIGADPQTIEKMSEYAERRFRDLLELVRDLAQRETRKKDPARAERERLDHLSQKSFAYYSEDDIRKMNEVVIQLARRFKNLLSLRRRHARRGRLDVSATFRKNLQYGGVPFRIQLDRRKKEKPQVVVLCDISDSVLNASRFMLQFVYSIQDLYSKVRSFVFVSDIGEVTRLFEENEIQHAVEMALRGDVIDVYSHSNFGRAFELFYREHFAAVTSKTTFLIIGDGRNNYNRANDWVLKEIRRKAKQLIWLNPESRMTWGYGDSEMDRYGAYCHVVEECRSIAQLYKIIDRIVA
- a CDS encoding MoxR family ATPase, yielding MFQSADEVVNRLAGEQYLCSREVATVVYLATAMRKPILVEGPAGVGKTELGKVLAGALQLDLIRLQCYEGLDEAKALYEWEYAKQLLYTQILKDKIGEVLEGSKSLQQAVERISQEDDVFFSDKFLLPRPLLRALLSPQPIVLLIDEIDKSDTEFEAFLLEVLSDFQVSVPELGTLKAKHVPLVVLTSNNSRELSDALKRRCLHLYLDFPEPKREMEIIRLKVPGADEKLADEVVQVLHRLRKLDLKKRPSISEALDWVKALTLLNVKSLDDKLVNETLSTLMKYEADIRKAEQELKEYIAVRKARTPAAGESDKDFLH